The region AGACCATTAGCTCTTGTCCCCAAGGCATTTCCACCTGGTACTGGGTTGATACGCCGATGTAAGAAACATCTTCGATGCGTCCGCCGGTTAGAACGTTTCCGGAGACCGGTGTATCTAGCAACGAAATACGGAATTTTTCAGGGCGAATACCCGCATACATTGAGTTATCTACTGCATGCGAACGGTTCTTAGGAAGTGAAATCTTCTGTCCATAAAGATCGGCGATGATTGAATCGCCATCGTTTCCGGTGATTGTTCCCTTAATTAGATTTGATTGACCGAGGAAGTTCGCAACAAAAGCGGTCTCTGGATTGTCATAGAGATCTGCAGGAGATCCCATCTGCTCGATCTTTCCTTCATTCATAACCGCAATCGTGTCGGCCATAGTCATGGCTTCTTCTTGATCGTGAGTTACGTGAACGAAAGTAAGACCAACTTCTTTCTGAATCCATTTAAGTTCGATCTGCATTTGGCGACGCAATTTAAGATCGAGCGCGCCAAGTGGTTCATCGAGAAGTAGAAGTGCTGGACGGTTAACGATCGCACGAGCAAGTGCGATGCGTTGTTGCTGTCCACCAGATAGCTGAGTCGGTTTGCGACCTGCCAGATGCGGAAGCTCGACGAGGTTAAGAACTTTATTGACTTCGGCATCAACATCTTTAATGCCGCGACGGCGCAGGCCGAAGGCGATATTTTCAAAGATCGTTAAATGTGGGAAGAGCGCGTAGTTCTGAAAAACGGTATTGATTGGACGCTGATACGGCTTTGTAGTCGTGATATCCGTTTCACCTAAGTGAATGCTGCCAATCGTTGGTTCTTCAAGTCCTGCGATCATGCGCAAGGTTGTTGTCTTACCGCACCCTGAAGGTCCAAGTAGTGCAAAGAATGAACCTTTAGGGATGGTAAGTGAAAGATCATCTACCGCCTTGAAATCACCATACTCTTTAGTGATTCGAGTAAGTATTAAATCCCCTCGCGCCGAACTAGCGTCAAAAGACACTTAGTTGCCGGCGGCCTTCTGGAACGCTTCGGTCCAAGCAGTCTCTTCTGTTGGTGTTAGCGAACGGAAGACGCTGAGGTTCTTCATAGTTGCTTCAGTTGGGAAGATGTATTCGCTCTTAGCTAGATCTGGATCGATTTTTTCCATCTCAGCTTGAGCGCCCTTAACTGGAGTTACATAGTTAACGTAGGCAGCAACCTCTGCTGCAATCGCTGGGTCGTAGTACCAGTTGATCAACTTTTCAGCACTTGCCTTAGCTTCTGGAGTTGCAGTTGATGGGATCAAGAGGTTGTCACCTGAAATAGTTCCGCCTGATTCAGGAATTGCGAAGTCGAACTTGCCTTCATTCTCTGATGCCAAGATAAACATATCTCCTGACCAACCGATGACTGCTGTTGCATCGCCTGAAGTCAGATCTTCTGCGTATTCGTTGCCCTTTACGCCGCGAATCCAACCATCTGAAATCTTTCCAGCCATGAAATCAACAGCATTCATGTACTGATCTTCAGTAACAGTTGCAGGATCTGCACCTTGCGCTAGCAAGATAATGCCGATTGTGTCGCGAAGCTCAGAGAGCACAACGATCTTTCCCTTATTTGCTGGAGCAAAGAGATCATCGAG is a window of Candidatus Planktophila lacus DNA encoding:
- a CDS encoding ABC transporter ATP-binding protein; amino-acid sequence: MSFDASSARGDLILTRITKEYGDFKAVDDLSLTIPKGSFFALLGPSGCGKTTTLRMIAGLEEPTIGSIHLGETDITTTKPYQRPINTVFQNYALFPHLTIFENIAFGLRRRGIKDVDAEVNKVLNLVELPHLAGRKPTQLSGGQQQRIALARAIVNRPALLLLDEPLGALDLKLRRQMQIELKWIQKEVGLTFVHVTHDQEEAMTMADTIAVMNEGKIEQMGSPADLYDNPETAFVANFLGQSNLIKGTITGNDGDSIIADLYGQKISLPKNRSHAVDNSMYAGIRPEKFRISLLDTPVSGNVLTGGRIEDVSYIGVSTQYQVEMPWGQELMVFEQNDDGVAPFNKGDAVNISWAPVFTFALRGDEDVTAGSEVNPEDLDEE
- a CDS encoding ABC transporter substrate-binding protein is translated as MAKKSPLSPEARSIINARVSRRAVLAGIGGVGAAGALAACGSGGDSAASGELVRWGNWPLYLDFDEENKTYPTLDKFTEATGIATKYFEDYNDNDEFYGKVQAQLKLNEDIGYDLVSPTDWMAARWIRLGYAQKFDAANIPNKTNILDTLASPSYDPNRESTLTWQGIMGGFGWNTEKNPKGIRTLDDLFAPANKGKIVVLSELRDTIGIILLAQGADPATVTEDQYMNAVDFMAGKISDGWIRGVKGNEYAEDLTSGDATAVIGWSGDMFILASENEGKFDFAIPESGGTISGDNLLIPSTATPEAKASAEKLINWYYDPAIAAEVAAYVNYVTPVKGAQAEMEKIDPDLAKSEYIFPTEATMKNLSVFRSLTPTEETAWTEAFQKAAGN